A genomic region of Oncorhynchus nerka isolate Pitt River unplaced genomic scaffold, Oner_Uvic_2.0 unplaced_scaffold_1926, whole genome shotgun sequence contains the following coding sequences:
- the LOC115127569 gene encoding trace amine-associated receptor 13c-like → MEKHEDVQYCFQDGNSSCRKALLSTSIYITLYIFFSLISAVTVFLNVLVIISISHFKQLHTPTNLLILSLAVSDLLVGLIVIPVVTVAIMESCWGFGEYFCAFQFYISFLCTSLSLGNLVLISIDRYVAVCDPLLYHSRITIRRMMCCISITWWCCIIYDAVIIKNFVNVQTPSRCLKECFIVEGKTWVNNIIDLVITMVVPCSIIITLYLKISVVARSQARKVFSKEAVSVSGVKTVQANKSERKATKTVSIVVFNYLICWIPSLFPFLFVYFLSENVLTFIISFLPLVNSLINPIIYAFFYPWFKVTAKLILTLRLRRS, encoded by the coding sequence ATGGAGAAACATGAAGATGTTCAATACTGTTTTCAAGACGGAAACTCTTCTTGCAGAAAGGCTTTGCTATCGACATCTATCTACATAACACTGTACATCTTCTTCTCATTGATTTCAGCAGTTACAGTATTTTTGAACGTACTGGTGatcatctccatctctcacttcaAGCAGCTCCACACTCCAACCAacctgctcatcctctctctggctgtgtcagaTCTCCTGGTGGGATTGATTGTGATACCAGTAGTGACTGTAGCAATAATGGAATCATGCTGGGGTTTTGGGGAATATTTCTGTGCGTTTCAATTCTACATCTCTTTTTTATGTACTTCCTTATCTCTGGGTAATTTGGTCCTTATATCTATTGACCGCTATGTTGCTGTGTGTGATCCCTTATTGTACCACTCTAGAATAACAATAAGAAGAATGATGTGTTGTATATCCATTACCTGGTGGTGTTGTATCATATATGATGCTGTCATTATAAAAAACTTTGTAAATGTACAGACACCCAGTAGGTGTTTGAAGGAATGTTTTATTGTTGAAGGAAAAACCTGGGTCAATAACATAATTGACCTTGTAATTACAATGGTTGTCCCGTGCTCTATTATTATAACACTTTATTTGAAAATCTCTGTGGTGGCCAGATCACAGGCCAGAAAGGTATTTTCAAAAGAGGCTGTCAGTGTGTCTGGTGTTAAAACTGTACAGGCAAATAAGTCTGAGAGAAAAGCAACAAAAACTGTTTCTATTGTTGTTTTCAACTATCTCATTTGTTGGATTCCCTCTCTATTTCCTTTCctttttgtatattttttaagTGAAAATGTTTTAACCTTTATCATCAGCTTTCTGCCACTTGTTAATTCCTTAATTAATCCAATAATTTATGCTTTCTTTTATCCTTGGTTCAAAGTGACAGCTAAACTTATTTTAACTCTGAGGTTAAGGCGTTCATAG